The region AGTCCGATGCtgaggaggccgagggcaACCTGCCCGCTGGCTCGACCGCTGTAGTCCACTCCCGCAACGAGAAGAAGGCTCGCAAGGCCATCGAGAAGCTGCACCTCACCCGCGTGCCCGGCATCACCCGCGTGACGCTCCGCCGCCCCAAGAACGTACGTGCCGACTACAGGGGAGAGACTTCGAAGCTTGGTGATGAGGGAGAATGGAACGGATGAGCTGATGGGCATGAAACAGATCCTCTTCGTCATCAACAACCCCGAGGTCTACAAGTCTCCCAACAGCAACACTTACATGTGAGTCGCCCCCTTAGTGGTGGCAAACCTTACAGCACATGAGGAAGCTGACAAGCGTGACGCAGTGTGTTCGGTGAGGCCAAGATCGAGGACGTCAACGCCACTGCccagcaggctgccgctcagcagctcgccgccgccggtgccgagggTGACCACGCCGGCCACAACCACGGCGAGTCcagcaaggccgtcgagggtgccgagaccaagaaggaggaggaggaggacgatggcgaggaggtggacgccgagggcctcgaggacaaggacattGAGCTGGTCATGACCCAAGCCAACGTCA is a window of Purpureocillium takamizusanense chromosome 10, complete sequence DNA encoding:
- the EGD2_1 gene encoding GAL4 enhancer protein (EggNog:ENOG503NYAS~COG:K); the encoded protein is MANPRVEELPDDETQRPTVEEQEDSSDESDAEEAEGNLPAGSTAVVHSRNEKKARKAIEKLHLTRVPGITRVTLRRPKNILFVINNPEVYKSPNSNTYIVFGEAKIEDVNATAQQAAAQQLAAAGAEGDHAGHNHGESSKAVEGAETKKEEEEDDGEEVDAEGLEDKDIELVMTQANVSRKKAIKALKENDNDIVNSIMALSI